The following proteins come from a genomic window of Macadamia integrifolia cultivar HAES 741 chromosome 14, SCU_Mint_v3, whole genome shotgun sequence:
- the LOC122061086 gene encoding uncharacterized protein LOC122061086 produces the protein MALEGQFLQNVVVLRHGDRIDHADPSWTSSAARPWDPYLTEGGKMRAFSTGRKLRANLDFPIHRVFTSPFTRCIETTNEVVAALCAINDDGSQVTGDNLEIDPSKLKVSIEYGLCEFLSTEAIKTELLPKDGKFVYEMSKLEEMLPAGTVDSSVEHVYQGMPKWGESKTDVRDRYQGIIKALAEKYPHENLLLVTHAEALVVAISALLENVAVSGVEYCAYLHSRRLSSTSESQPVLNPKEFELCGDSGMHYSPVDTS, from the exons ATGGCATTAGAAGGTCAATTTCTGCAAAATGTGGTGGTGTTGAGGCACGGCGATCGGATTGACCACGCAGATCCTTCGTGGACATCGTCGGCTGCACGTCCTTGGGATCCATACCTGACTGAAGGGGGTAAGATGCGAGCATTCTCCACCGGAAGAAAATTGAGAGCTAACCTTGATTTCCCTATTCACAGAGTCTTTACTTCTCCTTTCACCCGTTGCATTGAGACTACTAATGAGGTCGTCGCTGCTCTCTGTGCTATTAATGATGATGGTTCTCAGGTTACCGGCGATAATTTAGAAATTGACCCCTCAAAACTCAAG GTCTCTATTGAGTATGGATTGTGCGAGTTCCTAAGTACCGAAGCTATCAAAACTGAATTGCTTCCAAAAGATGgaaaatttgtttatgaaatgtCGAAGCTTGAAGAGATGTTACCAGCTGGGACAGTGGATAGCTCTGTTGAACATGTTTACCAAGGG ATGCCAAAGTGGGGGGAGTCAAAAACGGATGTTAGGGACCGATATCAAGGGATTATTAAGGCCCTTGCAGAAAAATATCCTCACGAAAATTTATTGCTTGTCACACATG CTGAAGCACTTGTGGTTGCAATCTCTGCGTTACTGGAGAATGTAGCAGTGTCTGGTGTAGAATATTGTGCATATCTGCATTCAAGAAGACTAAGCTCCACCAGTGAAAGCCAGCCAGTATTGAATCCCAAAGAGTTTGAATTATGCGGCGATTCTGGCATGCACTACAGTCCTGTGGATACCTCCTAG